In Scylla paramamosain isolate STU-SP2022 chromosome 1, ASM3559412v1, whole genome shotgun sequence, one DNA window encodes the following:
- the LOC135102233 gene encoding uncharacterized protein LOC135102233: MAGVNIREARKTDAKKIFELMQQQAAEQNTVLPSHLTHEVLAEGGWGPAAVVMAFVAERKETHEGELDGYILAHRGYTPWLGRAMYIKDLYVVPACRRLGVATHLCRELMQAAVNMGCNQCDLRLHKENRAAMELFEKLGAENVTESEDWHIFSLDFKSMEMETKYGGRGHPQVRLATSKDMADVMVMIQELADYENMSDAPQINAHTLVTDSPPQGTFFECFVSEIDGELVGYAMFYPTFSRHGIGMCLEDLYVKLDHRGQGLGSALMAQIAQRGVKLGGSHFEFVVLSWNTQSIAFYQNKGATDLTADTGVQLYRFVNTAMRKCVRAFT, encoded by the exons ATGGCTGGTGTCAACATACGGGAGGCAAGGAAGACTGATGCCAAGAAGATCTTTGAGCTGATGCAGCAACAAGCAGCAGAGCAGAATACTGTCCTTCCATCCCACCTCACTCATGAAG ttctggCAGAGGGCGGCTGGGGTCCAGCAGCGGTGGTCATGGCATTTGTagcagagaggaaagagacCCATGAAGGGGAACTGGATGGGTACATTCTGGCGCACCGTGGGTACACCCCTTGGTTGGGCCGCGCCATGTACATCAAGGATTTATATGTGGTCCCTGCATGCCGTCGCTTAGGTGTGGCAACACACTTGTGCAGAGAACTGATGCAG GCTGCAGTCAACATGGGATGTAATCAGTGTGACTTGAGGCTGCATAAGGAAAACAGGGCAGCCATGGAGCTCTTTGAGAAACTTGGTGCTGAGAATGTTACGGAATCTGAGGACTGGCATATCTTCTCCTTGGATTTTAAGTCGATGGAAATGGAGACCAA ATATGGAGGCCGAGGACACCCACAGGTGCGCCTAGCCACTTCTAAGGACATGGCAGACGTGATGGTCATGATTCAAGAGTTGGCGGACTATGAAAACATGTCTGATGCTCCACAGATTAATGCTCACA CTTTAGTGACCGACTCGCCACCTCAAGGCACATTCTTCGAGTGCTTTGTGTCAGAGATTGATGGAGAGCTGGTGGGCTACGCGATGTTCTACCCGACTTTCTCCCGTCATGGGATTGGTATGTGTCTGGAAGACTTATACGTGAAGCTAGACCACCGTGGCCAGGGCCTCGGGTCCGCCCTCATGGCTCAGATTGCTCAG CGTGGTGTTAAGCTGGGGGGCAGCCACTTTGAGTTTGTTGTGCTTTCCTGGAACACGCAGAGCATCGCCTTCTACCAGAACAAAGGCGCCACTGACCTCACTGCCGATACGGGTGTTCAGTTGTACCGCTTTGTTAACACTGCCATGAGGAAATGTGTCCGCGCTTTCACGTAG